The Petrocella atlantisensis genome has a window encoding:
- a CDS encoding ComEA family DNA-binding protein yields MEKKWVYSGLVLLVVLVSGLFYMGHIKEEEGIRIEAEDSSKPVDDKKSDLDTVNKIYIHLYGAVKNPDVYEVREDARLFEIIEIAGGLLEDAAKGSVNLARKVVDGEQIYVAFEGDEQSAYAIDILQGKVSLNQGTKEQLMTLTGIGEVRAKAIINHRTQKGPFEKIEDIMLVEGIKKAMFEKIKDDIGL; encoded by the coding sequence ATGGAAAAAAAGTGGGTATATAGTGGGCTAGTCCTGCTGGTCGTACTTGTATCAGGATTGTTCTATATGGGACATATCAAGGAAGAGGAAGGTATTCGTATAGAAGCAGAAGATTCGAGTAAACCGGTTGATGATAAGAAGAGTGATTTAGATACTGTAAATAAAATCTATATTCATCTATATGGTGCAGTAAAAAATCCGGATGTATATGAGGTGCGTGAGGATGCACGTCTTTTTGAAATCATTGAAATAGCTGGAGGACTTTTGGAAGATGCAGCCAAAGGATCTGTTAACCTTGCACGTAAAGTTGTGGATGGAGAGCAAATATATGTAGCTTTTGAAGGCGATGAACAATCCGCTTATGCCATAGATATCTTACAAGGAAAAGTGAGTTTGAATCAAGGTACGAAAGAACAGTTAATGACTTTAACAGGTATCGGTGAGGTGAGGGCGAAGGCTATAATAAACCATCGAACTCAAAAAGGACCCTTTGAGAAAATCGAAGATATCATGTTGGTTGAAGGTATCAAGAAAGCCATGTTTGAAAAAATAAAAGATGACATAGGTTTATAG
- a CDS encoding methylglyoxal synthase has product MNQDYKMHIQKKIALVAHDNRKKDLMNWIQINREALSTHFLYATGTTGQIIAEKTGLPVRTFKSGPLGGDQQIGAKIIEGEIDFMIFFWDPLEAQPHDPDVKALLRIAVLYDVPIAMNYATADFIFSSGLMVQEYDRLVIDYTKRLKRHIDL; this is encoded by the coding sequence ATGAACCAAGATTACAAGATGCATATTCAAAAGAAGATTGCTTTAGTAGCCCATGATAATAGAAAAAAAGATCTTATGAATTGGATTCAAATCAATAGAGAGGCTTTAAGTACGCACTTTTTATATGCTACAGGTACAACTGGTCAGATTATTGCTGAGAAAACAGGCTTACCGGTTAGAACATTTAAGAGTGGGCCTTTAGGTGGCGACCAGCAAATAGGCGCTAAGATTATTGAAGGTGAGATAGATTTTATGATCTTCTTCTGGGATCCTCTTGAAGCTCAACCCCATGATCCGGATGTTAAGGCATTACTTCGAATCGCTGTTTTATATGATGTACCGATTGCCATGAACTATGCAACTGCTGATTTTATTTTTTCTTCCGGTTTAATGGTACAGGAATATGATCGTTTGGTTATAGACTATACAAAACGCTTAAAAAGACATATAGATTTATAA
- a CDS encoding NAD(+) synthase, whose product MTKGFIRVGAATIITKVADCEHNTNAIIELIKKAVHQDVAILVFPELSITGYTCGDLFMQKHLQDQVIKQLIRLKKETQSLDITFIVGAPLAVGNALFNCAVVISQGAIVGITVKSHIPNYSEFYEKRWFEQGHNLRHSQYIIDSVHVTIGVNMLYQHHAYPEATFGIEICEDLWVPNPPSGPMAVAGATLIFNPSASNDLVGKSEYRQSLIASQSAKTITGYVYASSGYGESTTDLVFGGQCLIYENGTMLSKNTRFVMENQLVVGDMDIERLLSDRRKMGIYGDGQQQDLSRYMICPYQSTFKTLMLNRYVDPHPFVPTDAEKLHVRCEEIFNIQSIGLAKRLEHIGCQTVIIGVSGGLDSTLALLVCLHTFSLLNLDPKNIIAITMPGFGTTDRTYKNACDLIKQLGCTLKEISIKEACLIHFKDIDHDPSIHDVTYENTQARERTQILMDYANKANGIVIGTGDLSELALGFATYNGDHMSMYAVNASIPKTLVRYLVNWVAHHKAPESAKTVLLDVLDTPVSPELLPPDAEGLILQKTEDLIGPYELHDFFLYYCVRFGFSPSKIYHLANMAFHDLYTEATVKKWLLIFYKRFFSQQFKRSCMPDGPKVGSINLSPRGDWRMPSDGVVRSWLLEIESL is encoded by the coding sequence ATGACAAAAGGATTTATACGTGTTGGTGCAGCTACAATAATAACCAAAGTAGCTGACTGTGAACATAATACAAATGCAATCATTGAGTTAATCAAAAAAGCCGTTCATCAGGATGTGGCTATTCTTGTTTTTCCTGAATTGTCAATTACAGGTTATACCTGTGGTGACTTGTTTATGCAAAAGCATTTACAAGACCAAGTCATAAAACAATTGATTCGGTTAAAAAAAGAGACCCAGTCTCTGGATATCACTTTCATCGTTGGCGCGCCTTTAGCTGTTGGCAATGCCCTATTTAATTGTGCCGTGGTTATAAGCCAAGGTGCTATCGTTGGGATTACCGTCAAAAGTCATATTCCAAATTATAGCGAATTCTATGAGAAAAGATGGTTTGAACAAGGTCATAACCTAAGACATAGCCAATATATTATTGACTCTGTTCATGTAACTATTGGTGTGAATATGCTGTATCAGCATCATGCGTATCCTGAAGCTACTTTTGGTATAGAGATTTGTGAAGACTTGTGGGTACCGAATCCACCAAGTGGACCAATGGCTGTGGCCGGTGCCACCTTAATCTTCAATCCTTCTGCAAGTAATGACCTCGTCGGAAAAAGCGAATATAGGCAATCGCTCATTGCCAGTCAATCTGCAAAAACCATCACTGGGTATGTTTATGCTTCCTCCGGCTATGGTGAGTCAACAACAGATCTTGTGTTTGGCGGTCAATGCTTAATCTATGAAAATGGTACTATGTTGTCCAAAAATACTCGGTTTGTCATGGAGAATCAATTGGTTGTCGGTGATATGGACATTGAAAGACTCCTAAGTGATCGAAGGAAGATGGGTATCTATGGGGATGGACAACAACAAGACCTATCAAGATATATGATTTGTCCTTACCAAAGTACTTTTAAGACACTGATGCTAAACCGTTATGTAGATCCTCACCCTTTTGTACCCACCGACGCAGAAAAACTTCATGTTCGATGTGAAGAAATCTTCAACATACAATCCATAGGCCTTGCCAAACGATTGGAACATATCGGCTGTCAAACTGTTATTATCGGCGTATCCGGAGGCTTAGATTCAACCTTAGCCCTTCTGGTATGTTTGCACACTTTTAGCTTGTTAAATTTGGACCCCAAGAATATAATTGCAATCACCATGCCGGGCTTTGGTACTACAGATCGAACATATAAAAATGCATGCGATTTGATTAAACAACTCGGCTGTACACTCAAGGAGATATCCATTAAAGAGGCCTGTCTAATACATTTTAAAGACATTGATCATGACCCGAGTATCCATGATGTTACTTATGAAAACACACAAGCTCGAGAGCGGACACAGATTCTAATGGATTACGCCAATAAGGCAAATGGTATCGTTATCGGTACCGGTGATTTATCAGAATTGGCACTAGGCTTTGCTACTTATAATGGTGACCATATGTCTATGTATGCGGTGAATGCTTCCATTCCCAAAACCTTAGTAAGGTATTTGGTCAACTGGGTTGCCCATCATAAGGCGCCTGAATCTGCTAAAACAGTTTTGCTGGACGTATTGGATACGCCTGTAAGCCCTGAGTTACTACCTCCGGACGCTGAAGGATTAATCTTACAAAAAACCGAGGATTTGATTGGACCATATGAGCTACATGATTTCTTCCTTTATTATTGCGTACGTTTTGGCTTCTCACCTTCAAAGATCTATCACTTAGCTAATATGGCTTTTCATGATCTCTATACAGAAGCGACCGTCAAAAAATGGTTATTGATTTTTTACAAAAGGTTTTTTAGTCAACAATTTAAGCGATCTTGCATGCCGGACGGCCCCAAAGTCGGTTCCATCAATCTCTCCCCCCGTGGTGACTGGCGTATGCCAAGTGATGGGGTTGTACGTTCTTGGCTCTTAGAAATCGAATCCCTATAA
- a CDS encoding DNA internalization-related competence protein ComEC/Rec2, whose translation MKRPLVLITLSGIVGILLGIGYYEVGIALIMLMVYKHKDSIKQIQYKHVFPLLGICLFSFLRVFFYDQSYEASTQYFIEGTRVKVEGNIKEVRIGEKYHSYILKSIKINGSKIHHEIQLITEEDLEGGVWIVAEGEVLVTRGKRNEGGFDALAYNKSKGVVATVFAEDVYSKKVQEESLSLPTDDLKKSHERRLHLLLPKDEAALLSTLILGSKNMEEEVIDNFEKAGLIHILSISGLHVSIIGYGLFKVLSRGIKNQTISAVISIIFLVYYCVYTGMQVSTVRATIMIGLYLIQFVVNRRYDKTTAVSFAAFGLLMLNPYQLTHIGFQLSFGAVLSIFYIDPLIKTHWLPVEKGPVAGVRLLIAVQIGIWPILAYYFNSLPVYGFIGNLLVVPVVGVLIFSSIIGLFLSYISMGLGTFIMGVSYWILNYMEQIAMWIGKLPLNTLYIQAPNPYFIIAYYSIIAIWVMGIPYKKARICLVSLMVLSVSISILDLETLYIHFLDVGQGDCTVITYQDRTFMIDGGGDVRKKDENIGIEVVLPFIRHQGIDRIDSVFITHSDFDHIYGIIEIASHIPISEVILPIIYKEAEDPLVEQLFSVLDGQGTRVHYFKAGDRLAYKNMTFSCLWPEKAFYGNNNRNSLILHLTLKDFDVLFLGDAGTLEERVIMNDMGLWKRDIEVLKVGHHGSSSGSSEIFLEQLKPSLSVISVGEKNLYGHPNDEVVKNLKRWSKHVLMTKDEGAIRLKYRNGKATIQSMIKE comes from the coding sequence ATGAAAAGACCCTTGGTGCTGATAACCTTAAGTGGCATAGTCGGTATACTTTTAGGTATAGGGTATTATGAAGTTGGCATTGCACTCATTATGCTCATGGTATATAAACATAAAGATTCAATAAAGCAGATTCAATATAAGCATGTGTTCCCATTACTGGGCATATGCTTATTTTCATTTTTACGGGTCTTTTTTTATGACCAGTCATACGAGGCATCCACTCAATACTTTATAGAAGGGACCAGGGTAAAAGTTGAAGGTAACATCAAAGAAGTTCGAATAGGCGAGAAATATCATAGTTATATTCTGAAGTCTATTAAGATCAACGGGAGTAAAATTCATCATGAGATACAGTTGATTACAGAGGAAGACTTAGAAGGTGGCGTATGGATCGTTGCCGAAGGAGAAGTTCTTGTAACAAGAGGGAAGCGAAATGAGGGTGGGTTTGATGCCTTAGCTTATAATAAAAGTAAAGGGGTTGTCGCTACTGTTTTTGCGGAAGATGTATATAGCAAAAAGGTACAAGAAGAAAGCCTGAGTTTACCTACGGATGATCTTAAAAAGTCACATGAAAGAAGACTCCATTTATTATTGCCTAAGGATGAGGCGGCATTATTGTCAACCCTTATATTAGGTAGTAAGAATATGGAGGAAGAAGTCATCGACAATTTTGAAAAAGCCGGCCTAATCCATATATTATCCATCTCAGGACTACATGTTTCTATTATCGGGTATGGACTTTTCAAGGTATTAAGTAGAGGCATCAAAAATCAGACAATAAGTGCCGTTATATCAATCATTTTTTTAGTCTATTACTGTGTCTATACCGGCATGCAAGTATCTACAGTGAGAGCCACAATCATGATTGGTCTTTATTTGATTCAGTTTGTTGTGAATCGGCGATATGATAAAACAACCGCTGTTAGCTTTGCAGCTTTTGGTCTTCTTATGCTCAATCCCTATCAGTTGACCCATATTGGATTTCAATTATCATTTGGTGCTGTGCTAAGCATATTCTATATTGACCCTTTGATTAAAACTCATTGGCTGCCTGTTGAAAAAGGGCCGGTAGCAGGTGTGCGACTACTGATTGCAGTTCAAATTGGAATATGGCCTATACTTGCATATTACTTCAACAGTCTGCCGGTGTATGGGTTCATAGGAAACCTTTTGGTTGTACCAGTTGTTGGGGTATTAATTTTTTCTTCGATTATTGGGTTATTTCTAAGCTATATCAGTATGGGACTAGGTACCTTTATTATGGGTGTCTCCTATTGGATTTTGAATTATATGGAGCAAATTGCTATGTGGATAGGAAAACTACCCCTAAACACACTATATATACAAGCGCCTAACCCTTATTTTATAATAGCCTATTATAGCATTATCGCTATTTGGGTCATGGGTATACCCTACAAAAAAGCCAGAATATGTTTGGTGTCGCTCATGGTGCTGTCAGTATCCATAAGTATATTAGACCTTGAGACATTGTATATACATTTTCTAGATGTGGGTCAAGGCGATTGCACGGTTATAACCTATCAAGATCGAACTTTTATGATTGATGGTGGCGGAGATGTTAGGAAGAAAGATGAGAATATAGGAATAGAAGTCGTGTTACCTTTTATTAGACATCAAGGTATTGATAGAATTGACTCTGTATTCATAACCCATAGTGATTTTGACCATATTTATGGTATAATTGAAATCGCAAGTCATATACCAATAAGTGAAGTTATACTGCCTATTATTTACAAGGAAGCAGAAGATCCTTTGGTAGAGCAATTATTTTCCGTTCTGGATGGTCAGGGTACTCGTGTGCATTATTTTAAGGCAGGGGATCGATTAGCATATAAAAACATGACTTTTTCATGTCTATGGCCTGAAAAAGCATTTTATGGCAATAACAACAGGAATTCATTGATCCTTCATTTGACATTGAAGGATTTTGATGTTCTATTTTTAGGAGATGCCGGTACTTTAGAAGAACGGGTGATTATGAATGATATGGGATTATGGAAGAGGGATATTGAAGTATTAAAGGTCGGTCACCATGGCTCATCTTCCGGTTCTTCTGAGATTTTCTTAGAGCAACTGAAACCATCATTGAGTGTTATTTCAGTAGGTGAAAAGAATTTATATGGACATCCTAATGATGAAGTAGTAAAAAATCTAAAACGGTGGTCCAAACATGTCTTGATGACAAAAGACGAGGGCGCTATCCGTCTTAAATACAGAAATGGTAAGGCAACCATTCAAAGTATGATTAAGGAGTAA
- a CDS encoding sensor domain-containing diguanylate cyclase has protein sequence MNLFNKYNLSLMNKIIIAFVAYFVMILITFSLIVVLIDRGQVLSISNEFSSTIATDKAKTVELWLNEKVTNVSTLALTSEVQSMNHEAFLPLLESALVNKEGIYGRYFIIDEQGILVDTLGIRKNLAEDPEYQKIMTGEVPVVVAKSSYDDTFKQPTFRIMVPIEVDGKVQGLLGTTVLLKDLSQLISSTVIQETGYAWVVDEYGQVISHKDTNQVLNMDITSDENTDYEGLVSLSEQMKTSNEGMATFTNPQGEKNYVTYESIPGSPGWHVIITLYASSVYKTLRELFVYMTVLVVVLGLISYLVTYLLAKDITDSVKRLIGVMNKFTSGVKGIRAKVESQDEIGMLSQSFNAMADTIVAHTDNVEELIKERTQILADLNYQIVSRNKELGTMNEELEKTNDKLHELASTDMLTGLYNRHQFVRELQRTIELVNVEDEQNFSLLFIDLDNFKQYNDTFGHEIGDFLLIEVAKILRENVRENDIIGRYGGDEFVIMLRQGTYDIAKAIAERIHGAILGHDGFKKELSKKLSGEIKIMGKNKLSSSIGIVNYMKSMKITKAEDLLAIADETMYKAKKAGKSRVVVN, from the coding sequence ATGAATCTATTTAACAAGTATAACTTATCTTTGATGAATAAAATTATTATAGCATTTGTAGCCTATTTTGTAATGATTTTAATCACTTTTTCCTTGATTGTTGTTCTTATTGATCGGGGACAGGTCTTATCTATTTCTAATGAATTTTCCAGCACCATAGCCACAGATAAAGCAAAAACGGTCGAACTTTGGCTGAATGAAAAGGTGACCAATGTTAGTACGCTTGCACTTACAAGTGAAGTTCAATCTATGAACCATGAGGCATTCCTACCTTTACTTGAGTCAGCATTGGTCAATAAAGAAGGCATCTATGGCCGTTATTTTATCATTGATGAACAAGGTATCTTGGTAGATACATTGGGTATAAGAAAGAACTTAGCGGAGGATCCAGAGTACCAAAAAATCATGACGGGTGAAGTGCCAGTGGTGGTTGCCAAATCTTCTTATGATGATACCTTTAAGCAACCAACTTTTCGTATTATGGTACCAATAGAAGTTGACGGAAAAGTGCAAGGTCTTCTGGGTACGACGGTTTTACTAAAGGACCTAAGTCAACTCATATCTTCTACTGTAATACAGGAGACCGGTTATGCTTGGGTGGTGGATGAATACGGTCAGGTGATCAGCCATAAGGATACCAATCAGGTCTTGAATATGGATATCACGTCGGATGAGAATACGGATTATGAAGGCTTAGTTAGCTTAAGTGAGCAAATGAAAACAAGTAATGAAGGTATGGCTACATTTACCAATCCACAAGGTGAAAAAAATTATGTAACTTATGAAAGTATACCAGGTTCACCCGGTTGGCATGTTATCATAACCCTATATGCGTCAAGTGTTTATAAGACACTTAGAGAACTTTTTGTTTATATGACGGTGTTGGTGGTTGTGTTGGGGTTAATATCCTATTTGGTGACCTACCTATTGGCCAAAGACATAACCGATTCAGTTAAGAGACTCATTGGCGTCATGAATAAATTTACCAGTGGTGTCAAAGGCATCAGAGCCAAAGTGGAATCTCAAGACGAGATTGGTATGCTTTCACAGTCTTTTAATGCTATGGCGGATACGATTGTAGCTCATACGGATAATGTTGAAGAATTGATTAAAGAACGCACCCAGATTCTAGCGGATTTGAACTATCAGATTGTAAGCCGAAACAAAGAACTCGGAACCATGAATGAAGAACTTGAAAAAACCAATGATAAATTACATGAATTAGCATCTACGGATATGCTGACAGGATTGTATAATCGACATCAATTCGTTAGAGAATTACAAAGAACGATTGAGCTTGTTAATGTAGAAGACGAACAAAACTTTTCATTGCTCTTTATTGATTTGGACAATTTCAAGCAGTATAATGATACTTTTGGTCATGAAATCGGTGATTTTCTACTCATAGAAGTGGCCAAAATTCTTAGAGAAAATGTCAGAGAAAATGATATCATTGGTCGTTATGGTGGTGATGAGTTTGTTATTATGCTACGTCAAGGGACCTATGATATTGCTAAAGCCATTGCTGAACGTATCCATGGTGCAATCTTAGGCCATGATGGCTTTAAGAAAGAGCTTTCCAAGAAGTTAAGTGGAGAAATAAAGATTATGGGCAAGAATAAGTTGTCCAGTTCCATTGGAATTGTCAACTATATGAAGTCAATGAAAATAACAAAAGCAGAAGATTTATTGGCGATAGCGGATGAAACCATGTATAAGGCAAAAAAAGCAGGTAAATCCAGAGTCGTCGTTAATTAA
- a CDS encoding sensor histidine kinase — translation MNRLTYIQNGEWAIIINIRIKIIKSIRTKLFVSLVAIGILPLFILTLSILSSVRNYSQNEKKTEMLRHANTISTNLSRRDYFDNIEDVNYLDNIQSIIADRFLILNSDGQVIYDSNHFDEGKLNSSQPVLKILQGTSTNITEEDKKLDTVRIYTPIYDSDHQTIIGVTMLSGQYDQIETTISRMRNMAYLLIVGISLIILILNFYFSGLLTKPFSEFVNHLKRVSEGHIDERIDIRGNYEIEEIGIAFNEMLTTMEEIDDSRQRFVANVSHELKTPLSSMKVLAESLLCQDDVPNELYKEFMEDINAEINRETKIINDLLTLVTLDKKESYLNIDNTNINALVEQVMRMLKPIADKKDVILEIESYREVFAEVDETKMYLVFMNLIENSIKYNNEYGKVTVTINADHRDLNIQIMDTGVGIPPESVDKVFQRFYRVDKTRSRDTGGTGLGLSIVNKTILLHGGSIKCLSEEGVGTTFIIRLPLSQTMK, via the coding sequence GTGAACCGACTTACATACATACAAAATGGGGAGTGGGCTATTATTATCAACATTAGAATTAAGATTATAAAAAGTATAAGAACGAAATTATTTGTATCTTTGGTAGCCATTGGCATATTACCTCTATTTATTCTGACCCTTTCTATTCTTTCATCGGTTAGAAACTATAGTCAAAATGAGAAAAAAACAGAGATGTTACGTCATGCAAACACCATTAGTACCAATTTAAGCCGGAGAGATTATTTTGATAATATTGAAGATGTGAACTACTTAGATAATATTCAATCCATTATCGCAGATCGTTTTCTAATCTTAAACAGTGATGGACAAGTCATTTACGATTCCAACCATTTTGATGAAGGTAAGCTCAACAGTTCCCAACCGGTACTAAAAATCCTACAAGGTACTTCTACAAATATAACAGAAGAGGACAAGAAGCTTGATACGGTGAGAATCTACACACCGATCTATGACAGTGATCACCAAACGATTATTGGTGTTACCATGCTAAGCGGCCAGTACGACCAGATCGAAACGACGATATCTAGGATGCGTAATATGGCTTATCTATTAATTGTTGGGATTTCCTTAATCATTCTGATTCTGAATTTCTATTTTTCAGGTTTATTGACAAAACCTTTCTCTGAATTTGTCAATCATTTAAAAAGAGTTTCAGAAGGACATATCGATGAAAGAATTGATATACGTGGTAACTATGAAATAGAAGAGATTGGTATTGCTTTTAATGAGATGTTGACGACGATGGAAGAGATTGATGATTCCAGACAAAGATTTGTTGCTAACGTTTCTCATGAATTAAAGACACCATTGAGTTCTATGAAAGTACTGGCGGAATCATTGTTATGCCAAGATGATGTTCCTAATGAGCTTTATAAAGAATTCATGGAAGATATCAATGCTGAAATCAATCGTGAAACTAAAATTATTAATGATTTGCTGACATTGGTTACCTTAGATAAAAAAGAAAGCTATCTGAATATAGATAACACAAATATTAACGCATTGGTTGAACAGGTTATGCGAATGCTTAAACCTATTGCAGATAAAAAAGATGTCATTCTGGAAATAGAGAGTTATCGTGAAGTATTTGCAGAAGTGGATGAAACCAAAATGTATTTGGTATTTATGAATCTTATAGAAAACAGCATAAAATATAACAATGAATATGGAAAAGTAACTGTAACTATTAATGCAGATCACAGAGATTTGAACATTCAGATTATGGATACAGGTGTAGGGATTCCACCTGAAAGTGTTGATAAGGTTTTTCAACGCTTCTATCGGGTAGATAAGACAAGGTCAAGGGATACGGGTGGCACCGGTTTAGGCCTTAGTATTGTCAATAAGACGATTTTACTTCATGGTGGCAGCATCAAATGCCTCAGTGAGGAAGGTGTCGGAACGACTTTTATAATACGACTACCCCTATCTCAGACAATGAAATAA
- a CDS encoding response regulator transcription factor, translated as MSKKILVVDDEKLIVKGIKYGLDQDGYEVDVSYDGEDALSHAKANDYDLIILDVMLPKMDGIAVCQQIREFSKVPIIMLTAKGDDMDKILGLEYGADDYMTKPFNILELKARIKAIIRRSGFKGETQTEEYKVLKSGEIKLEVESRRVYVKEGEVNLTAKEFDLLELFITHPNKVYSRENLLNVVWGYDYPGDVRTVDVHVRRLREKVEPNPSEPTYIHTKWGVGYYYQH; from the coding sequence ATGAGTAAAAAAATATTGGTAGTCGATGATGAAAAATTAATAGTAAAAGGCATAAAATACGGTCTGGATCAGGATGGTTATGAAGTGGATGTGTCCTATGATGGTGAAGATGCCTTATCACATGCTAAGGCCAATGACTATGATTTAATCATATTGGATGTAATGCTGCCTAAAATGGACGGCATTGCTGTATGTCAACAGATCCGAGAGTTTTCCAAGGTTCCGATTATTATGCTCACTGCAAAAGGTGATGACATGGACAAAATCCTAGGACTAGAATACGGAGCAGATGACTATATGACCAAGCCTTTTAACATACTTGAATTGAAGGCAAGGATTAAAGCAATTATTAGGCGCTCCGGTTTCAAAGGTGAAACACAGACAGAAGAGTACAAAGTACTCAAGTCAGGTGAAATTAAGTTAGAAGTAGAGAGTAGAAGGGTATATGTCAAAGAAGGTGAGGTGAATCTGACAGCTAAAGAATTCGACCTGTTAGAGTTATTTATTACCCATCCGAATAAAGTTTATAGCAGAGAGAATCTACTGAATGTGGTCTGGGGCTACGATTATCCTGGGGATGTCAGGACAGTAGACGTTCATGTCAGAAGGCTGCGTGAAAAGGTTGAACCTAATCCCAGTGAACCGACTTACATACATACAAAATGGGGAGTGGGCTATTATTATCAACATTAG
- a CDS encoding GerMN domain-containing protein, translating into MMSGIENEDIIQWTEGELMRRVLVAVILLVLIFTSCKPEIEEVTIESKDEVLLVYLVNGEKDELVAYEVEADSNSITNQIEQILDVLSTGAVSEKLLPTIPKELTMEQIEIQDGNIIIHMPDGIKNMEQIDFLLCRTSLIRSLTSIEAVASIEFYIDGLPLKDSNGKVYGPFYKSDVIVNMESENEVVKTIDLNLYFPDQKGEFLIPVTRAVGIKPNESIEERIIKELMIPPQGYNLTSLIPEETVVKSIYVDQGICYIDFNEAFRTEHIGGSTSEVMSIYAIVNSLTDLPNINKVQFLIEGKKSESFTGHMQFDILFEQSLDLVSKENKIKE; encoded by the coding sequence ATGATGAGTGGTATCGAGAATGAGGATATAATACAGTGGACGGAAGGTGAGCTTATGAGACGTGTATTAGTCGCTGTCATTTTACTTGTATTGATTTTTACGAGTTGTAAACCAGAAATTGAAGAGGTGACAATAGAAAGCAAAGACGAAGTTCTATTGGTTTATTTGGTAAACGGTGAAAAGGATGAATTGGTGGCTTATGAGGTAGAAGCTGATTCGAATAGTATAACAAATCAGATTGAACAAATCCTTGATGTATTAAGTACAGGTGCCGTATCAGAAAAATTATTACCAACCATACCCAAAGAATTGACCATGGAACAGATAGAAATTCAAGATGGTAATATTATCATTCATATGCCTGATGGTATCAAAAATATGGAGCAGATTGATTTTCTTTTATGTAGAACATCTTTAATCAGAAGCCTAACATCAATAGAAGCAGTTGCATCTATTGAGTTTTATATAGATGGTCTGCCCTTAAAAGACAGTAACGGTAAGGTCTATGGACCATTTTATAAGTCAGATGTGATTGTTAATATGGAATCAGAGAATGAAGTGGTCAAGACCATTGATTTGAATCTATATTTCCCGGATCAAAAAGGAGAATTTCTAATACCCGTTACACGAGCGGTTGGTATTAAGCCCAATGAAAGTATTGAAGAACGTATCATCAAAGAGCTTATGATTCCACCTCAAGGTTATAACTTAACAAGCTTAATACCAGAAGAGACGGTCGTGAAAAGTATTTATGTCGATCAAGGCATCTGTTATATTGATTTTAATGAAGCCTTTAGAACAGAACATATTGGCGGATCGACAAGTGAAGTCATGAGCATATATGCCATAGTTAACAGTCTGACAGATCTACCGAATATTAACAAAGTTCAATTTCTTATTGAAGGTAAGAAATCAGAGAGCTTTACCGGGCATATGCAATTTGATATTTTATTTGAACAAAGTTTAGATTTAGTGAGTAAGGAAAATAAAATCAAAGAATAG